A single genomic interval of Ramlibacter sp. harbors:
- a CDS encoding C4-dicarboxylate TRAP transporter substrate-binding protein → MIKRKFLHTTLATALLAAGLSTAQADQTFKLTIASSHPVALPWVGLMSTLFVPEVNKRVAALNKGYKIEWREAYGGQLYKMNATLTSVEQGVTDIGWVFHNLEAAKMPLSQFGTVTPFTTDDVRIILDVANEMNEKTPALRKEWEKNNMVFLGATGVDTYHLFTKNPIATYADLNGRKISAPGSIGLWLKGSGAVPVDGSLTSYYTDIQTGVSEGTLSISTGILPNKIYEVAPYITTVNIGALYIGGMAMNKDSYGNLPPEVQKIVKDVGKEYSKALGETLMQRYQGALKTMAEVGAKQSPAVRITALSDGERDKWVKTMPNLAAEWARTNASKGPAKEIVKSYMDALRKRGVKPARDWDKEL, encoded by the coding sequence ATGATCAAGCGCAAGTTCCTGCACACCACGCTGGCCACCGCCCTGCTGGCGGCCGGCCTGTCCACGGCCCAGGCCGACCAGACCTTCAAGCTCACCATTGCGTCCAGCCACCCGGTGGCGCTGCCCTGGGTGGGGCTGATGAGCACGCTGTTCGTGCCCGAGGTCAACAAGCGCGTGGCCGCGCTCAACAAGGGCTACAAGATTGAATGGCGCGAGGCCTATGGCGGCCAACTCTACAAGATGAACGCCACGCTGACCAGTGTGGAGCAGGGCGTGACCGACATTGGCTGGGTGTTCCACAACCTGGAGGCGGCCAAGATGCCGCTGAGCCAGTTCGGCACCGTCACGCCGTTCACCACCGACGACGTGCGCATCATTCTCGACGTGGCCAATGAGATGAACGAGAAGACGCCCGCCCTCAGGAAGGAATGGGAAAAGAACAACATGGTGTTCCTGGGCGCCACCGGCGTTGACACCTACCACCTGTTCACCAAAAACCCGATCGCCACCTACGCCGACCTGAATGGCCGCAAGATCTCGGCGCCGGGCTCCATTGGCCTGTGGCTCAAGGGCTCGGGCGCGGTGCCGGTGGACGGCTCGCTGACCAGCTACTACACCGACATCCAGACCGGCGTGAGCGAGGGCACTTTGTCCATCTCCACAGGCATCCTGCCCAACAAGATTTATGAAGTGGCGCCCTACATCACCACGGTGAACATCGGCGCGCTGTACATCGGCGGCATGGCCATGAACAAGGACAGCTACGGCAACCTGCCGCCCGAGGTGCAGAAGATCGTCAAGGATGTGGGCAAGGAGTACTCCAAGGCGCTGGGCGAGACGCTGATGCAGCGCTACCAGGGCGCGCTCAAGACCATGGCCGAGGTGGGGGCCAAGCAGTCGCCGGCCGTGCGCATCACGGCCCTGAGTGATGGCGAGCGTGACAAGTGGGTCAAGACCATGCCCAACCTCGCGGCCGAATGGGCCAGGACCAATGCCTCCAAGGGCCCGGCCAAGGAAATCGTCAAGAGCTACATGGACGCGCTGCGCAAGCGCGGCGTCAAGCCCGCCCGCGACTGGGACAAAGAGCTTTGA
- a CDS encoding NAD(P)H-dependent oxidoreductase produces MTFKVLGICGSLRKGSFNGMALRAAQKLAPQGMAIDIADIAGIPLYNDDVRAAGEPAAVAALKAQVRAADAVLLVTPEYNFSIPGVLKNTLDWLSRPPEPPFDGKPVAIMGASPGPVGTARVQYHLRQVLVFMNTFTVNKPEVFISHAASKFNAEGELTDEATAKFIGDLLASLQALAARVR; encoded by the coding sequence ATGACATTCAAGGTACTGGGCATCTGCGGCAGCCTGCGCAAGGGCTCGTTCAACGGCATGGCGCTGCGCGCGGCGCAAAAGCTCGCGCCCCAGGGCATGGCGATCGACATCGCCGACATTGCGGGCATCCCGCTGTACAACGACGACGTGCGCGCTGCCGGCGAGCCCGCCGCTGTGGCCGCCCTCAAGGCGCAGGTGCGCGCGGCCGACGCGGTGCTGCTGGTCACCCCCGAATACAACTTCTCGATTCCCGGGGTGCTCAAGAACACGCTCGACTGGCTGTCGCGCCCGCCCGAGCCACCGTTTGACGGCAAGCCCGTGGCCATCATGGGCGCCAGCCCGGGCCCCGTGGGCACGGCGCGCGTGCAGTACCACCTGCGCCAGGTGCTGGTGTTCATGAACACCTTCACGGTCAACAAGCCCGAGGTGTTCATCAGCCACGCGGCCAGCAAATTCAACGCCGAAGGCGAGCTGACCGACGAGGCCACGGCCAAATTCATCGGAGACCTGCTGGCATCGCTGCAAGCACTGGCCGCGCGCGTCCGCTAA
- the kefC gene encoding glutathione-regulated potassium-efflux system protein KefC has product MEHAPTWLTNSLIYLGAAVFVVPLSKALGLGSIIGYLAAGIAIGPWGLGLVTNVEDILHFAEFGVVLMLFLVGLELEPRRLWSLRRPIFGWGSAQVLGCAALLFAGACAAGVPWRISLVAALGLALSSTAIALQVMGERNLMPTSSGQAGFSILLFQDVAAIPILALMPLLGVVSEANEAVVPVNRALEAIKIVAVIAGIVLGGRLLLRPALRWIAKSDTPEIFTAASLLLVVAIAALMQLVGLSMALGAFLAGVLLAESEYRRELETDIEPFKGLLLGLFFIAVGMSIDFGVLARSPGLMALIVVAFLAVKGVVIYGLSRLMGLPFQERPVFTLLLAQGGEFAFVVFQAAAGASVFSPETASLLIGAVAISMLLSPLVLVAVDKLVLPRFANCNVPDMEEISEPQNAPIIIAGFGRFGQIIGRMLTAQGIAATVLDHDAEMIEAARSFGYKVFYGDATRLDLLRTAGAATARILVVAVDDVAQSLEVVDLAREHFPHLEIVARARDVTHWNELRDRGVMRVEREMFESSLRSARTVLEVLGYPPHEARQHAMRFRRHNIELFEQMYPFHKDRAKLIAVVKQGRSQLEEQMARERAERDERLKAAGGRPPGWEGQ; this is encoded by the coding sequence ATGGAACACGCCCCCACCTGGCTGACCAACAGCCTCATTTACCTGGGCGCGGCGGTCTTCGTCGTGCCGCTGTCCAAGGCCCTGGGCCTGGGCTCGATCATTGGCTACCTGGCCGCGGGCATTGCCATCGGGCCCTGGGGCCTGGGCCTGGTGACCAATGTGGAAGACATCCTGCACTTCGCCGAGTTCGGCGTGGTGCTGATGCTGTTCCTGGTGGGGCTGGAACTGGAGCCCCGGCGGCTGTGGAGCCTGCGCCGGCCGATTTTTGGCTGGGGCAGCGCCCAGGTGCTGGGCTGCGCGGCCCTGCTGTTCGCGGGGGCCTGCGCCGCGGGCGTGCCCTGGCGCATCAGCCTGGTGGCGGCGCTGGGGCTGGCCCTGTCGTCCACCGCGATCGCGCTGCAGGTCATGGGCGAGCGCAACCTGATGCCCACGTCCAGCGGGCAGGCGGGTTTCTCGATCCTGCTGTTCCAGGATGTGGCCGCCATCCCGATCCTGGCGCTGATGCCCCTGCTGGGCGTGGTTTCAGAGGCCAATGAGGCTGTAGTCCCCGTCAACCGGGCACTGGAAGCTATCAAAATCGTAGCAGTCATTGCCGGCATCGTGCTCGGCGGCCGCCTGCTGCTGCGCCCCGCGCTGCGCTGGATCGCCAAAAGCGACACGCCCGAGATCTTCACCGCGGCTTCGCTGCTGCTGGTGGTGGCGATTGCCGCTCTGATGCAGCTGGTGGGCCTGTCGATGGCGCTGGGCGCCTTCCTGGCCGGCGTGCTGCTGGCCGAAAGCGAGTACCGGCGCGAGCTGGAGACCGACATCGAGCCCTTCAAGGGCCTGCTGCTGGGCCTGTTCTTCATCGCCGTGGGCATGAGCATCGACTTTGGCGTGCTGGCGCGCTCACCGGGCCTCATGGCGCTGATCGTGGTGGCGTTCCTGGCCGTCAAGGGTGTGGTGATCTACGGCCTGTCGCGCCTGATGGGCCTGCCCTTCCAGGAGCGGCCGGTGTTCACGCTGCTGCTGGCGCAGGGTGGTGAATTTGCCTTTGTGGTGTTCCAGGCCGCGGCCGGCGCCAGCGTGTTTTCGCCCGAAACGGCGTCGCTGCTGATCGGTGCGGTGGCCATCTCGATGCTGCTCAGCCCGCTGGTGCTGGTGGCGGTGGACAAGCTGGTGCTGCCGCGCTTTGCCAACTGCAATGTGCCGGACATGGAGGAAATCTCCGAGCCGCAGAACGCGCCCATCATCATCGCGGGCTTTGGCCGCTTCGGCCAGATCATCGGCCGCATGCTCACCGCCCAGGGCATTGCCGCCACCGTGCTGGACCACGACGCCGAGATGATCGAGGCCGCGCGCTCGTTCGGCTACAAGGTGTTCTACGGCGACGCCACGCGGCTGGACCTGCTGCGCACCGCGGGCGCCGCCACGGCCAGAATCCTGGTGGTGGCGGTGGATGACGTGGCCCAGTCACTGGAGGTGGTGGACCTCGCACGCGAGCACTTCCCCCACCTGGAGATCGTGGCGCGGGCCCGCGACGTGACCCACTGGAACGAGCTGCGCGACCGCGGCGTGATGCGGGTCGAGCGCGAGATGTTCGAGTCCAGCCTGCGCAGCGCGCGCACCGTGCTCGAGGTGCTGGGCTACCCGCCGCACGAGGCCCGCCAGCACGCCATGCGCTTCCGGCGCCACAACATCGAGCTGTTCGAGCAGATGTACCCCTTCCACAAGGACCGGGCCAAGCTGATCGCGGTGGTCAAGCAGGGGCGTTCCCAACTGGAGGAACAGATGGCCCGCGAACGCGCCGAGCGCGACGAGCGCCTGAAGGCCGCCGGCGGCCGCCCCCCGGGATGGGAAGGCCAGTGA
- a CDS encoding TRAP transporter large permease — translation MSDLQIGVVAIGLMLAGIYFGMHIGVALIVTSFVSVWMVKSPEVAARFVAASANDAIRDYLFGVIPLFVLMGMLVSVSGVGRDTFDVFQWLLRRIRGGLGLATVAANAVFAAITGISIASASVFTKVAVPEMIRHGYTPRFSVGVVAGSSVLGMLIPPSLLMIIYGVLAEESIGRMFIAGIIPGAVLALGFAVLIVGMAYLRPSMIGTEDALNGVCADGAETPLSAAIKFVPILVLITLVLGGLYGGFFTPTEAGAVGAAGALVIALVRRRLTWRKLWQVLVETGYVSVSVLFLIIAAMLYSRMLALTGMPNSVTEGITHMGLGPWGFMAAYVGIVIALGCIIDSVSIMLIMIPIVLPIARAFGMDVVWFGVVTVVAVEIGLLTPPFGVSVYTVKSALNDPRITIRDIFAGTFPFVLMMLAVLGVIIAFPGLSTWLARM, via the coding sequence ATGAGCGATCTGCAGATTGGCGTGGTCGCCATCGGCCTGATGCTGGCCGGCATCTACTTTGGCATGCACATTGGCGTGGCGCTGATCGTCACCTCGTTCGTGAGTGTGTGGATGGTCAAGAGCCCCGAGGTGGCCGCGCGCTTTGTGGCGGCCTCGGCCAATGACGCCATTCGCGACTACCTGTTTGGCGTGATCCCGCTGTTTGTGCTCATGGGCATGCTGGTGAGCGTGTCGGGTGTGGGGCGCGACACGTTCGATGTGTTCCAGTGGCTGCTGCGGCGCATCCGCGGCGGGCTGGGGCTGGCCACGGTGGCGGCCAATGCGGTGTTCGCGGCCATCACCGGCATCTCGATCGCCTCGGCCTCGGTGTTCACCAAGGTGGCCGTGCCCGAAATGATCCGCCATGGCTACACGCCGCGCTTCTCGGTGGGCGTGGTGGCGGGCTCGTCGGTGCTGGGCATGCTGATCCCGCCCAGCCTGCTCATGATCATCTACGGCGTGCTGGCCGAGGAGTCGATCGGCCGCATGTTCATCGCGGGCATCATCCCGGGCGCGGTGCTGGCGCTGGGCTTTGCGGTGCTGATCGTGGGCATGGCCTACCTCAGGCCGTCAATGATCGGCACCGAGGACGCGCTGAACGGCGTGTGCGCCGACGGGGCCGAAACGCCGCTGTCGGCGGCCATCAAGTTCGTGCCCATCCTGGTGCTGATCACGCTGGTGTTGGGCGGCCTGTATGGCGGCTTTTTCACGCCCACCGAGGCGGGCGCCGTGGGCGCGGCCGGGGCGCTGGTGATCGCGCTGGTGCGCCGGCGCCTGACCTGGCGCAAGCTGTGGCAGGTGCTGGTGGAGACGGGCTATGTGTCGGTCTCGGTGCTGTTCCTCATCATTGCCGCCATGCTCTACAGCCGCATGCTCGCGCTCACCGGCATGCCCAACTCGGTCACCGAGGGCATCACCCACATGGGGCTGGGGCCCTGGGGCTTCATGGCAGCCTATGTGGGCATTGTCATTGCGCTGGGCTGCATCATTGACTCGGTGTCCATCATGCTCATCATGATCCCCATCGTGCTGCCGATTGCCCGCGCCTTTGGCATGGACGTGGTGTGGTTTGGCGTGGTGACGGTGGTGGCGGTGGAAATCGGCCTGCTCACACCGCCGTTTGGCGTGTCGGTCTACACCGTCAAGTCGGCGCTCAATGACCCCCGCATCACCATTCGCGACATTTTTGCGGGAACATTCCCCTTTGTGCTGATGATGCTCGCCGTGCTGGGGGTCATCATCGCGTTCCCGGGCCTGTCCACCTGGCTGGCCCGCATGTAA
- a CDS encoding TRAP transporter small permease, with translation MSYEANTDLEAGPAPSAPSSPFGKLVDGLNAFGSVVIGLVMLLMCADVLMRNLLNRPIDGVAELVATSIVVIVFLQLPGTLRHGRMSRADLFIDPFIARRPRAGLRLRALFSAAGIFACGVIAYATWPMLAKAWVGNEFLGVEGVFTFPVWPMRVVVVLGATLAALQYALLAWQDWRAAGAGAGAAA, from the coding sequence TTGAGCTACGAAGCCAACACCGACCTGGAGGCCGGGCCCGCGCCTTCGGCTCCGTCCAGCCCGTTCGGCAAGCTGGTGGATGGGCTCAATGCCTTTGGCTCGGTGGTGATCGGCCTCGTCATGCTGCTCATGTGCGCCGATGTGCTGATGCGCAACCTGCTGAACCGGCCGATTGACGGCGTGGCCGAGCTGGTGGCCACGTCCATCGTGGTGATCGTGTTCCTGCAGTTGCCGGGCACGCTCCGCCATGGCCGCATGAGCCGGGCCGACCTGTTCATTGACCCGTTCATCGCGCGCCGGCCCCGTGCCGGCCTGCGCTTGCGTGCGCTGTTCTCGGCGGCGGGCATTTTTGCCTGTGGCGTGATCGCCTATGCCACCTGGCCCATGCTGGCCAAGGCCTGGGTGGGCAACGAGTTCCTGGGCGTGGAGGGGGTGTTCACCTTCCCGGTCTGGCCCATGCGGGTGGTGGTGGTGCTGGGCGCCACGCTGGCCGCGCTGCAGTACGCGCTGCTGGCCTGGCAGGACTGGCGCGCCGCGGGCGCGGGCGCTGGAGCGGCCGCATGA
- a CDS encoding sulfite exporter TauE/SafE family protein: MTFPLITDWHFYAVAIPAVLLLGISKSGFGAGFGSLAVPLMAMAVTVPQAAAILMPVLLLMDLLGLHAFRKHFDWKLIRFLVPFGLLGTVIGTLLFKLLDAHTVAGIVGVFTLLFLAQRLLFPPRPDSPSPPRWLGAILTTTAGFTSFVAHAGGPPVNAYVIPMRLPPLVFTATMAVLFFVINLSKWVPYAWLGLLDLRNLATSLVLLPLAPVGVFIGVRIAHRINPVLFYRFIYAGMLLTGLKLVWDAVR; the protein is encoded by the coding sequence TTGACCTTTCCCCTCATCACCGACTGGCATTTCTATGCCGTGGCCATTCCGGCCGTGCTATTGCTGGGCATCAGCAAAAGCGGCTTTGGCGCGGGCTTTGGCTCGCTGGCCGTGCCGCTGATGGCCATGGCCGTCACGGTGCCGCAGGCGGCCGCCATCCTGATGCCGGTGCTGCTGCTCATGGACCTGCTGGGTCTGCACGCCTTCCGCAAGCATTTTGACTGGAAGCTCATCCGCTTCCTGGTGCCGTTTGGCCTGCTGGGCACGGTGATCGGCACGCTGCTGTTCAAGCTGCTGGATGCGCACACGGTGGCTGGCATCGTGGGCGTGTTCACGCTGCTGTTCCTGGCGCAGCGCCTGCTGTTCCCGCCGCGACCGGACAGCCCCAGTCCGCCCAGATGGCTGGGTGCCATTCTCACCACCACGGCGGGGTTCACCAGCTTTGTGGCCCATGCGGGCGGCCCGCCGGTCAACGCCTATGTGATCCCCATGCGGCTGCCGCCGCTGGTGTTCACCGCCACCATGGCGGTGCTGTTCTTCGTAATCAACCTCAGCAAATGGGTGCCTTACGCCTGGCTGGGCCTGCTGGACCTGCGCAACCTGGCCACCTCGCTGGTGCTGCTGCCGCTGGCGCCGGTGGGCGTGTTCATTGGCGTGCGCATTGCGCACCGGATCAACCCGGTGCTGTTCTACCGCTTCATCTATGCCGGCATGCTGCTCACCGGGCTCAAGCTGGTGTGGGATGCCGTGCGCTGA
- a CDS encoding nuclear transport factor 2 family protein yields MTNDLQDELLIRQMVERWAVWRDAGDWSRFATVWHPEGVMMATWFQGPFAEFIRVTQEGWARGVSILHFLGGSAIDVAGDRAIAQTKMTISQRGMVEGEDGPVLCDVVCTGRFYDFVVRHEGAWKLLHRQPIYEKDRIDPLDATARLRLDAAALAQFPEGYRHLAYIQTRLGYTVKLDMPMLKGPEVDALYRRGARWLAGGELER; encoded by the coding sequence ATGACCAATGACCTGCAGGATGAGTTGCTGATCCGCCAGATGGTGGAGCGCTGGGCCGTCTGGCGCGACGCCGGCGACTGGTCGCGTTTTGCCACCGTGTGGCACCCCGAGGGCGTGATGATGGCCACCTGGTTCCAGGGGCCGTTTGCCGAGTTCATCCGCGTCACGCAGGAGGGCTGGGCCCGGGGCGTGAGCATCCTTCACTTTCTGGGCGGATCGGCCATCGACGTGGCCGGCGACCGCGCCATTGCGCAGACCAAGATGACCATTTCGCAGCGCGGCATGGTCGAGGGCGAGGACGGCCCCGTGCTGTGCGATGTGGTCTGCACGGGCCGCTTTTATGACTTTGTGGTGCGCCACGAGGGCGCGTGGAAGCTGCTGCACCGGCAGCCCATTTACGAAAAAGACCGCATCGACCCGCTCGACGCCACGGCCCGGCTGCGGCTGGACGCGGCCGCGCTGGCGCAGTTCCCCGAGGGCTACCGGCACCTGGCCTATATCCAGACCCGCCTGGGCTACACCGTGAAGCTGGACATGCCCATGCTCAAGGGCCCGGAGGTCGACGCGCTGTACCGCCGCGGCGCGCGCTGGCTGGCGGGCGGCGAACTCGAGCGCTAG
- a CDS encoding YciI family protein, translating into MIFTFILIDKPGTAELRQRVRPEHKAYLAAVADRIAFAGPFTHDDGSTMVGSLLAIDFASRDAAHAWLADEPFTRAGLYASTTVHAFVNLWPQKAGFPS; encoded by the coding sequence ATGATCTTCACCTTCATCCTCATCGACAAGCCGGGCACGGCCGAACTGCGCCAGCGCGTGCGGCCCGAACACAAGGCCTACCTGGCCGCCGTGGCCGACCGCATCGCCTTCGCCGGCCCGTTCACCCATGACGACGGCAGCACCATGGTGGGCAGCCTGCTGGCGATTGACTTCGCCTCGCGCGACGCGGCCCACGCCTGGCTGGCCGACGAGCCCTTCACCCGGGCCGGCCTGTACGCCAGCACCACGGTGCATGCCTTTGTGAACCTGTGGCCGCAGAAAGCCGGCTTTCCGTCGTGA
- a CDS encoding Dabb family protein → MWDLRGDTAAERAAQADRLSASFASLVGRIPGLLHLEVGVDHSGVDYACDVVLYSEFESQAALDAYADHPEHLRVKRELGNLRVARHQVDYAAPARPLARSGAVSRETLHDQ, encoded by the coding sequence ATGTGGGACCTGCGCGGCGACACGGCGGCCGAGCGCGCCGCGCAGGCCGACCGGCTCAGCGCCAGCTTTGCCAGCCTGGTGGGGCGCATCCCGGGCCTGCTGCACCTGGAGGTGGGCGTGGACCACAGCGGCGTGGACTACGCCTGCGACGTGGTGCTGTACAGCGAGTTCGAGTCCCAGGCCGCGCTGGACGCCTATGCCGATCACCCCGAGCACCTGCGCGTCAAGCGCGAGCTGGGCAACCTGCGCGTGGCCCGCCACCAGGTGGACTATGCGGCCCCGGCGCGGCCGCTGGCCCGGTCCGGCGCTGTATCCCGGGAGACCTTGCATGACCAATGA
- a CDS encoding response regulator encodes MDRAPVELAISLLDADPPSHGAGEALAHLQRELADTRRKLDLRDRELVGLRGSHELLVSTLDAANDGILTLQFSDNSLYYNIRFVEIWGIPEDRLSDMDSAALVEFQVTQVRDAQDFRALVERRQMDPEAEDFSVIEMNDGRVLERHVIPQRIHGRCVGSVITFRDVTDRQRYEEKMMFNSLVVENSGPMLWVDPDHQTVIYANQGACDVLGYSAEEFVGMPLPTFAIDFSPERALALREQRRQSKKPVVFQDRNRRKDGTIIDVEVTTFVAQDEKRTLNIAAFKDITGQKQAEQGRKRQEATLNSLINSISDLIFYKDRDGRYLGCNTAYAALVGMPVTDIIGKCCDDLFPPDIAQAMHERDARSLQLLHEQSSEYWVTYPDGQRALFDTVVSPLWDELGEPQGLLGISRNITERSKQDAEIRRAKEMAEEATRMKSDFLANMSHEIRTPMNAIIGLSHLVLKTDLTQRQRDYLQKVQTSGQHLLGIINDILDFSKVEAGKLELESTDFELERLLDNTASLISEKCYAKGLELVFEVAPDVPPHLVGDSLRLRQILLNYANNAVKFTERGEIMISVRASEHTDTDVLLHFRVQDTGVGLTPEQIGRLFQSFSQADTSTTRKFGGTGLGLAISKQLAGLMGGEVGVESVHGEGSSFWFSARVGIGSASRPARQPYPDLRGCRALVVDDNDHARAAIAGMLEDMSFVVSQADSGSAAIEAVRQAALNKQPYDIVYLDWRMPGMDGMQTARGIKALGLDATPMFLMVTAYGREELLKEAGDAGIDNVLVKPVCPSILFDTTIEALGGRRTEATAPASPQAGGPAADSHTGLTAIRGARILLVEDNDINQQVARELLEDMGLVVDVADDGEQALARLDAAAYDLVFMDMQMPVMDGVTATRQIRHQERYAQLPVIAMTANAMEQDRRKCADAGMNDFVVKPIDPEALQAILVRWVRRPGAAQPPQTARSAAPAPQPAAVTPAANNDPKLPRDVPGLDTALGLSRMMGKQPLYLAMLGRYVQGQHHVAQQVREALAVGDFVLAERLAHTTRGVSGNVGAVTVEAAAGALELALRAKLDLPEIKERLELLDATMRALIGALQPQLPAPVEEAKTPQRTASHTSLSPVSSMPA; translated from the coding sequence ATGGACCGAGCCCCCGTCGAGCTGGCCATCTCGCTGCTGGATGCCGATCCGCCGTCCCACGGCGCCGGCGAGGCCCTGGCCCATCTGCAGCGCGAACTGGCCGACACCCGGCGCAAGCTGGACCTGCGCGATCGGGAGCTGGTCGGTCTGCGCGGTTCGCATGAGCTGCTGGTGTCCACGCTGGACGCGGCCAACGACGGCATCCTGACGCTGCAGTTTTCCGACAACTCGCTGTACTACAACATCCGCTTCGTCGAGATCTGGGGCATCCCCGAGGACCGCCTGAGCGACATGGACAGTGCCGCCCTGGTCGAATTCCAGGTCACCCAGGTCCGCGATGCGCAGGATTTCCGGGCGCTCGTCGAGCGGCGCCAGATGGACCCGGAGGCCGAGGACTTCAGCGTGATCGAGATGAACGATGGTCGCGTGCTGGAGCGCCATGTCATCCCCCAGCGCATCCACGGCCGCTGCGTGGGCAGCGTCATCACCTTCCGTGACGTGACCGACCGGCAGCGCTACGAGGAAAAGATGATGTTCAATTCACTGGTGGTGGAAAACTCGGGGCCGATGCTCTGGGTTGACCCGGACCACCAGACCGTGATCTACGCCAACCAGGGCGCCTGCGATGTCCTGGGCTACTCGGCCGAGGAGTTCGTGGGCATGCCCCTGCCGACCTTCGCCATCGATTTTTCACCCGAAAGAGCCCTGGCCTTGCGGGAACAGCGCCGCCAGTCGAAAAAGCCGGTGGTGTTCCAGGACCGCAACCGCCGCAAGGACGGCACCATCATTGATGTCGAGGTCACCACCTTCGTCGCGCAGGACGAGAAGCGCACGCTCAACATCGCCGCGTTCAAGGACATCACGGGCCAGAAGCAGGCCGAGCAGGGCCGCAAGCGCCAGGAAGCCACGCTCAACTCGCTGATCAACTCGATCTCGGACCTGATCTTCTACAAGGACCGCGACGGCCGCTACCTGGGCTGCAACACCGCCTACGCGGCGCTGGTGGGCATGCCGGTGACCGACATCATCGGCAAGTGCTGCGACGACCTGTTCCCCCCCGACATCGCCCAGGCCATGCACGAGCGCGACGCCAGATCGCTGCAACTGCTGCACGAGCAGTCCTCCGAGTACTGGGTCACCTACCCGGACGGGCAGCGCGCCCTGTTCGACACCGTCGTCTCGCCCCTGTGGGACGAGCTGGGCGAGCCCCAGGGCCTGCTGGGCATCAGCCGCAACATCACCGAGCGCAGCAAGCAGGACGCCGAGATCCGCCGGGCCAAGGAAATGGCCGAGGAAGCCACGCGGATGAAATCCGATTTCCTGGCCAACATGAGCCATGAAATCCGCACGCCCATGAACGCCATCATCGGGCTGTCGCACCTGGTGCTCAAAACCGACCTGACGCAGCGCCAGCGCGACTACCTGCAGAAGGTCCAGACCTCGGGCCAGCACCTGCTGGGCATCATCAACGACATCCTGGACTTCTCCAAGGTCGAGGCCGGCAAGCTCGAGCTGGAAAGCACCGACTTCGAACTCGAGCGGTTGCTGGACAACACCGCCAGCCTGATCAGCGAAAAGTGCTACGCCAAGGGCCTGGAACTGGTGTTCGAGGTGGCCCCGGACGTGCCACCCCACCTGGTGGGCGACTCGCTGCGCCTGCGCCAGATCCTGCTGAACTATGCCAACAACGCGGTCAAGTTCACCGAGCGCGGCGAAATCATGATCTCGGTGCGGGCCAGCGAGCACACCGACACCGACGTGCTGCTGCACTTCCGGGTGCAGGACACGGGCGTGGGCCTCACCCCCGAGCAGATCGGCCGGCTGTTCCAGAGCTTCTCGCAGGCCGACACCTCGACCACCCGCAAGTTCGGGGGCACCGGCCTGGGCCTGGCCATCTCCAAGCAGCTCGCCGGCCTGATGGGCGGTGAAGTGGGCGTGGAAAGCGTGCACGGCGAGGGCAGCTCGTTCTGGTTCAGCGCGCGCGTGGGCATTGGCAGCGCAAGCCGCCCGGCGCGCCAGCCCTATCCCGACCTGCGCGGCTGCCGCGCGCTGGTGGTGGACGACAACGACCACGCGCGCGCCGCCATCGCCGGCATGCTCGAGGACATGAGCTTCGTGGTGTCCCAGGCCGACTCCGGCTCCGCGGCCATCGAGGCCGTGCGCCAGGCGGCCCTGAACAAGCAGCCCTACGACATCGTCTACCTGGACTGGCGCATGCCAGGCATGGATGGCATGCAGACCGCGCGCGGCATCAAGGCGCTGGGCCTGGACGCCACGCCCATGTTCCTCATGGTGACGGCCTATGGCCGCGAGGAATTGCTCAAGGAAGCCGGCGATGCCGGCATCGACAACGTGCTGGTCAAGCCGGTATGCCCGTCGATCCTGTTTGACACCACCATCGAGGCGCTGGGCGGGCGCCGCACCGAAGCCACCGCTCCGGCGAGCCCCCAGGCTGGCGGCCCGGCAGCGGACAGCCACACCGGGCTGACGGCCATCCGCGGCGCGCGCATCCTGCTGGTCGAGGACAACGACATCAACCAGCAGGTCGCCCGCGAGCTGCTGGAGGACATGGGCCTGGTGGTGGACGTGGCCGATGACGGTGAACAGGCGCTGGCCCGCCTCGATGCCGCCGCCTACGACCTGGTGTTCATGGACATGCAGATGCCCGTGATGGATGGCGTGACCGCCACGCGCCAGATCCGCCACCAGGAACGCTACGCCCAATTGCCCGTGATCGCCATGACGGCCAACGCGATGGAACAGGACCGCAGGAAATGTGCGGACGCCGGCATGAACGATTTCGTGGTCAAGCCCATCGACCCGGAGGCGCTGCAGGCCATCCTGGTGCGCTGGGTCCGCCGGCCCGGGGCCGCCCAGCCCCCGCAGACCGCCCGCAGCGCCGCACCGGCACCGCAGCCCGCCGCGGTGACCCCGGCCGCGAACAACGACCCCAAGCTTCCCCGGGACGTGCCCGGACTGGACACGGCGCTGGGCCTGTCACGCATGATGGGCAAGCAGCCGCTGTACCTGGCCATGCTGGGCCGCTATGTGCAGGGCCAGCACCACGTCGCCCAGCAGGTGCGCGAGGCGCTCGCGGTGGGTGATTTCGTGCTGGCCGAACGTCTCGCGCACACCACCCGGGGCGTGTCGGGCAATGTGGGCGCGGTGACCGTGGAGGCCGCGGCCGGCGCGCTGGAACTGGCGCTGCGCGCCAAACTGGATCTGCCCGAGATCAAGGAGCGGCTGGAACTGCTGGACGCCACCATGAGAGCGTTGATCGGCGCCCTTCAGCCCCAGCTGCCGGCCCCCGTGGAGGAGGCAAAGACGCCTCAGCGCACGGCATCCCACACCAGCTTGAGCCCGGTGAGCAGCATGCCGGCATAG